One Rosa chinensis cultivar Old Blush chromosome 5, RchiOBHm-V2, whole genome shotgun sequence genomic region harbors:
- the LOC112165931 gene encoding putative tRNA (cytidine(32)/guanosine(34)-2'-O)-methyltransferase has protein sequence MGKASRDKRDIYYRKAKEEGWRARSAFKLLQIDDEFNIFDGVKRVVDLCAAPGSWSQVLSRKLYLPAKLSSDSKDGDVPLIVAIDLQPMAPIEGVIQVQGDITNARTAEVVIRHFDGCKADLVVCDGAPDVTGLHDMDEFVQSQLILAGLTIVTHVLKEGGKFIAKIFRGKDTSLLYCQLKVFFPIVTFAKPKSSRNSSIEAFAVCENYSPPEGFNPKDLHRLLEKVGSPSRADDLDCSSGWLEGPNKVYIPFLACGDLSGYDSDRSYPLPKDANGAYRSLDPVQPPIAPPYKRALELKKASSQGLTELENHSLES, from the exons ATGGGGAAAGCTTCAAGAGATAAGAGGGATATCTACTATCGAAAAGCCAAAGAAGAAGGCTGGCGAGCTCGCAGCGCCTTCAAGCTGCTTCAGATTGACGACGAATTCAACATCTTTGATGGAGTCAAGCGCGTCGTCGATCTCTGTGCTGCCCCTGGTAGCTGGAGTCAG GTTTTGAGTAGGAAGTTGTATCTCCCAGCAAAGCTTTCATCTGATTCTAA GGACGGGGATGTGCCCCTTATTGTAGCTATTGATTTGCAGCCAATGGCTCCAATTGAAGGTGTTATTCAAGTACAGGGTGATATAACCAATGCACGAACCGCCGAAGTA GTCATCAGACATTTTGATGGCTGCAAGGCTGATTTGGTTGTGTGTGATGGTGCTCCGGATG TTACTGGCCTTCATGACATGGATGAATTTGTTCAGTCCCAGCTGATACTAGCA GGCTTAACAATTGTTACTCATGTACTTAAAGAAGGTGGTAAATTTATTGCAAAGATATTCCGTGGAAAAGATACTAGTCTTCTCTATTGTCAG CTGAAAGTATTTTTCCCAATTGTGACTTTTGCAAAACCAAAAAGCAGCCGCAATTCCAGCATAG AGGCATTTGCGGTTTGTGAGAATTATTCTCCTCCTGAGGGATTCAACCCTAAGGATCTGCATCGCCTCCTAGAAAAGGTGGGAAGTCCCTCCAGAGCAGATGATCTAG ATTGCAGTAGTGGGTGGTTGGAAGGACCGAATAAGGTGTATATCCCATTTTTAGCTTGTGGTGACCTCAGTGGGTATGATTCTGACCGTTCATATCCGCTGCCAAAAGATGCCAACGGAGCTTACCGAAGCTTGGATCCTGTACAGCCCCCAATTGCCCCTCCTTATAAGAGAGCTCTTGAACTGAAGAAAGCTTCCAGCCAGGGACTCACTGAGCTTGAGAACCACTCCCTCGAATCCTGA
- the LOC112202074 gene encoding BTB/POZ domain-containing protein At1g04390 isoform X1, giving the protein MGPSKHDRSIISGQTYTRHQRLNDALNLGTRVYGGDKARRWQCMDIAIQRHVVHSIAAFLDSVSGDKLHHPLLKASAADIIAALVWILQSNKGSMLSTAANVTVKLVSLLPKSILQLDALDLINPLSSLLSAHQTEVSISCAAALSLILTNLSMKNAKEVWDILEKTESVSQLISNLRSFSECMMPFEHFQQMALLLSTILWWWPPSRFSVWSDAKLMEDLNDMLIKRDAYHKVAVLKLYSAVALCGNGAKKVLEGGEALLEQMVQCMDSSYPYSVRIEAFRLAQCLAINEQKCLQMMSLSCQPIIKAIISGMCDWSSHSRKVTNDQLSLLVEACRLALITRWAGEHHIYFWKQGIDKILLDLLLEKFHNQSYEDSMSLEEQIVIAKEGLNANYLLFLRTYVWDILGWLAIHCGEDFKPETEFHFDILIACACLTFVEAIQKWHKIYENDIARTFRSESATRAVLMMTYSPCKYIASKARFILSETLKPKGLEYLNILLRFLNNLSSGNFAIPDKLQIIIYLMGFICYSGLEEYQVWIIKQKGVKTLFSFVKWCLSNHFQVERLSFAPHLHNTFHGKICCSSSREWEGKDILLLYSLLGLAELIKHSGCVGDNLDRIAGKNTLAHIEAELVSKLQDICNDNCTPGVQWYAAYVLSYFGFYGFPSKLMKRIGKAINNKDSADLQFVLTNGECFSVHGVVLAIQCPSLLPPEGLLPSEVTSDDSSVTGSMEVSKEFQKDIRLSAHVDHQALVMLLEYIYLGYVQAEEELAKKLRTLAKRCNLQPLLQMLCRKRPKWGIAFPSPDLSAALGPSGHRFSDVILEAKETKLLCWTCGVCSLSVPHMHVHKVVLSASCDYLRALFESGMQESNSQAIKVSISWKAMVKLVNYFYSGNLPKPPSGCIWNNMDTEEKLDEVQSYVELFWLSEFWIMEDVQEACSDAIISCLGSARELAIKILQIAANLSLWNLAEVAATYMAPLYRQLCDSGELETLDEMLADMVRVASVRFSQQGGDQFQ; this is encoded by the exons ATGGGACCTTCAAAACACGATCGGAGTATCATCAGTGGACAGACGTACACGCGCCACCAGCGTCTCAACGACGCTCTTAACCTCGGCACCAG AGTGTATGGCGGTGATAAGGCAAGGAGATGGCAGTGTATGGATATTGCGATACAGAGGCATGTGGTCCATTCTATTGCTGCGTTTCTTGATTCTGTTTCTGGGGATAAGCTGCACCATCCACTTTTGAAG GCTTCCGCTGCCGATATCATTGCAGCATTAGTCTGGATACTTCAGTCTAACAAGGGATCCATGTTGAGCACTGCAGCAAATGTGACAGTAAAATTAGTCAGCCTTTTACCCAAATCAATACTGCAGCTGGATGCTTTAGATCTTATTAATCCTTTGTCATCTTTGTTATCTGCCCATCAAACAGAAGTTTCTATATCATGTGCTGCAGCATTGAGTCTTATCCTTACAAATCTCAGTATGAAGAATGCAAAAGAAGTTTGGGACATCCTTGAGAAAACAGAAAGTGTATCTCAACTTATCAGTAACTTACGGTCTTTTTCAGAATGTATGATGCCATTTGAACATTTTCAACAGATGGCTTTACTTTTGAGTACAATACTATGGTGGTGGCCTCCATCTAGGTTTTCTGTTTGGAGTGATGCTAAACTGATGGAAGATTTAAATGATATGCTTATAAAGCGAGATGCTTATCACAAAGTTGCTGTTTTGAAATTGTATTCTGCCGTAG CTTTATGTGGTAATGGGGCCAAGAAAGTATTAGAAGGTGGAGAGGCACTTCTGGAACAGATGGTGCAATGCATGGACAGCTCATATCCTTATTCCGTTAGAATTGAAGCATTCAGGCTAGCACAGTGTTTAGCG ATAAATGAACAAAAATGCTTGCAAATGATGAGTTTATCTTGCCAACCTATTATTAAAGCCATAATTTCTGGAATGTGTGACTGGAGCTCACATTCTAGAAAGGTCACCAATGACCAATTGTCTTTGCTAGTGGAGGCATGTCGCTTGGCTCTGATCACTCGTTGGGCAGGGGAGCATCACATTTACTTCTGGAAACAAGGGATTGATAAAATCCTTCTCGATCTTCTCCTTGAAAAATTTCACAACCAATCATATGAAGATTCCATGTCATTGGAAGAGCAGATAGTTATTGCTAAGGAGGGTCTCAATGCCAATTATTTACTTTTTTTGAGGACTTATGTCTGGGATATTCTTGGATGGCTTGCAATACATTGTGGGGAGGATTTCAAACCTGAAACTGAGTTCCACTTTGACATCCTTATTGCATGTGCATG CTTGACCTTTGTTGAGGCAATTCAGAAATGGCATAAAATATATGAAAACGACATTGCTCGTACCTTCAGAAGTGAATCGGCAACGAGGGCAGTTCTGATGATGACTTATTCTCCCTGCAAATACATTGCATCAAAGGCCAGATTCATATTGTCTGAAACACTGAAGCCAAAAGGCCTGGAGTATCTGAATATCTTACTGCGTTTTCTTAATAATCTGTCATCTGGGAATTTCGCGATACCGGATAAACTCCAAATTATCATTTATTTAATGGGATTTATATGCTATTCAGGTTTGGAAGAGTATCAAGTCTGGATTATCAAACAAAAAGGGGTAAAAACACTATTTTCTTTCGTGAAATGGTGCTTAAGTAATCATTTCCAAGTAGAAAGGTTGAGCTTTGCTCCCCATTTGCATAATACGTTTCATGGGAAAATTTGTTGTTCAAGTTCCAGAGAATGGGAAGGGAAAGACATTCTTTTGTTGTACAGTTTGTTGGGATTGGCTGAGTTGATAAAGCATTCTGGATGTGTAGGAGATAACCTAGACAGAATTGCCGGTAAGAATACATTGGCTCATATTGAAGCTGAACTAGTTAGTAAACTTCAGGACATCTGTAACGACAATTGTACCCCTGGGGTGCAATGGTATGCCGCATATGTTCTTAGttattttgggttttatggTTTTCCGAGTAAGCTAATGAAAAGGATTGgtaaagcaattaataataAGGATTCTGCTGATTTACAATTCGTTCTCACAAATGGAGAGTGTTTCAGTGTTCATGGGGTGGTGCTTGCAATCCAATGTCCATCTCTACTGCCTCCTGAAGGGCTGCTTCCTAGTGAGGTAACATCCGATGATTCTTCAGTGACAGGCTCTATGGAGGTTTCTAAAGAGTTTCAGAAAGACATAAGATTATCTGCTCATGTCGATCACCAAGCATTGGTGATGTTGTTGGAGTATATCTACTTGGGATATGTACAAGCAGAAGAAGAACTTGCAAAAAAGTTGAGGACTCTTGCCAAACGTTGTAATTTACAGCCTCTGTTACAGATGCTTTGTAGAAAACGTCCAAAGTGGGGCATTGCTTTTCCTAGCCCTGATCTCAGTGCAGCTCTTGGTCCATCCGGACATCGTTTCTC GGATGTCATCTTGGAAGCGAAAGAAACAAAGCTTTTGTGCTGGACATGTGGTGTTTGCTCTTTATCAGTGCCTCACATGCATGTTCACAAGGTTGTATTGTCAGCAAGTTGTGATTATCTGAGGGCCTTGTTTGAGTCAGGAATGCAGGAGAG CAACTCACAAGCCATAAAGGTCTCAATCAGTTGGAAAGCAATGGTTAAACTAGTCAACTACTTCTATTCTGGTAACCTGCCAAAGCCTCCTTCCGGATGTATATGGAATAACATGGACACTGAAGAAAAGTTAGATGAGGTACAGTCATATGTAGAGCTTTTTTGGCTCTCTGAGTTCTGGATCATGGAAGATGTCCAGGAAGCATGCTCGGATGCCATCATATCATGTCTTGGTTCTGCAAGAGAGTTGGCTATTAAAATACTACAAATTGCTGCAAATTTATCTCTCTGGAACTTGGCCGAGGTTGCAGCGACTTATATGGCCCCTTTATATCGCCAGTTATGTGATTCTGGTGAACTTGAAACACTTGATGAAATGCTGGCTGATATGGTTCGGGTAGCGTCTGTTCGATTCTCCCAACAGGGTGGTGATCAGTTTCAGTGA
- the LOC112202074 gene encoding BTB/POZ domain-containing protein At1g04390 isoform X2 produces MGPSKHDRSIISGQTYTRHQRLNDALNLGTRVYGGDKARRWQCMDIAIQRHVVHSIAAFLDSVSGDKLHHPLLKASAADIIAALVWILQSNKGSMLSTAANVTVKLVSLLPKSILQLDALDLINPLSSLLSAHQTEVSISCAAALSLILTNLSMKNAKEVWDILEKTESVSQLISNLRSFSECMMPFEHFQQMALLLSTILWWWPPSRFSVWSDAKLMEDLNDMLIKRDAYHKVAVLKLYSAVALCGNGAKKVLEGGEALLEQMVQCMDSSYPYSVRIEAFRLAQCLAINEQKCLQMMSLSCQPIIKAIISGMCDWSSHSRKVTNDQLSLLVEACRLALITRWAGEHHIYFWKQGIDKILLDLLLEKFHNQSYEDSMSLEEQIVIAKEGLNANYLLFLRTYVWDILGWLAIHCGEDFKPETEFHFDILIACACLTFVEAIQKWHKIYENDIARTFRSESATRAVLMMTYSPCKYIASKARFILSETLKPKGLEYLNILLRFLNNLSSGNFAIPDKLQIIIYLMGFICYSGLEEYQVWIIKQKGVKTLFSFVKWCLSNHFQVERLSFAPHLHNTFHGKICCSSSREWEGKDILLLYSLLGLAELIKHSGCVGDNLDRIAGKNTLAHIEAELVSKLQDICNDNCTPGVQWYAAYVLSYFGFYGFPSKLMKRIGKAINNKDSADLQFVLTNGECFSVHGVVLAIQCPSLLPPEGLLPSEVTSDDSSVTGSMEVSKEFQKDIRLSAHVDHQALVMLLEYIYLGYVQAEEELAKKLRTLAKRCNLQPLLQMLCRKRPKWGIAFPSPDLSAALGPSGHRFSDVILEAKETKLLCWTCGVCSLSVPHMHVHKVVLSASCDYLRALFESGMQESNSQAIKVSISWKAMVKLVNYFYSGNLPKPPSGCIWNNMDTEEKLDEVQSYVELFWLSEFWIMEDVQEACSDAIISCLGSARELAIKILQIAANLSLWNLAEVAATYMAPLYRQLCDSGELETLDEMLADMVRVASVRFSQQV; encoded by the exons ATGGGACCTTCAAAACACGATCGGAGTATCATCAGTGGACAGACGTACACGCGCCACCAGCGTCTCAACGACGCTCTTAACCTCGGCACCAG AGTGTATGGCGGTGATAAGGCAAGGAGATGGCAGTGTATGGATATTGCGATACAGAGGCATGTGGTCCATTCTATTGCTGCGTTTCTTGATTCTGTTTCTGGGGATAAGCTGCACCATCCACTTTTGAAG GCTTCCGCTGCCGATATCATTGCAGCATTAGTCTGGATACTTCAGTCTAACAAGGGATCCATGTTGAGCACTGCAGCAAATGTGACAGTAAAATTAGTCAGCCTTTTACCCAAATCAATACTGCAGCTGGATGCTTTAGATCTTATTAATCCTTTGTCATCTTTGTTATCTGCCCATCAAACAGAAGTTTCTATATCATGTGCTGCAGCATTGAGTCTTATCCTTACAAATCTCAGTATGAAGAATGCAAAAGAAGTTTGGGACATCCTTGAGAAAACAGAAAGTGTATCTCAACTTATCAGTAACTTACGGTCTTTTTCAGAATGTATGATGCCATTTGAACATTTTCAACAGATGGCTTTACTTTTGAGTACAATACTATGGTGGTGGCCTCCATCTAGGTTTTCTGTTTGGAGTGATGCTAAACTGATGGAAGATTTAAATGATATGCTTATAAAGCGAGATGCTTATCACAAAGTTGCTGTTTTGAAATTGTATTCTGCCGTAG CTTTATGTGGTAATGGGGCCAAGAAAGTATTAGAAGGTGGAGAGGCACTTCTGGAACAGATGGTGCAATGCATGGACAGCTCATATCCTTATTCCGTTAGAATTGAAGCATTCAGGCTAGCACAGTGTTTAGCG ATAAATGAACAAAAATGCTTGCAAATGATGAGTTTATCTTGCCAACCTATTATTAAAGCCATAATTTCTGGAATGTGTGACTGGAGCTCACATTCTAGAAAGGTCACCAATGACCAATTGTCTTTGCTAGTGGAGGCATGTCGCTTGGCTCTGATCACTCGTTGGGCAGGGGAGCATCACATTTACTTCTGGAAACAAGGGATTGATAAAATCCTTCTCGATCTTCTCCTTGAAAAATTTCACAACCAATCATATGAAGATTCCATGTCATTGGAAGAGCAGATAGTTATTGCTAAGGAGGGTCTCAATGCCAATTATTTACTTTTTTTGAGGACTTATGTCTGGGATATTCTTGGATGGCTTGCAATACATTGTGGGGAGGATTTCAAACCTGAAACTGAGTTCCACTTTGACATCCTTATTGCATGTGCATG CTTGACCTTTGTTGAGGCAATTCAGAAATGGCATAAAATATATGAAAACGACATTGCTCGTACCTTCAGAAGTGAATCGGCAACGAGGGCAGTTCTGATGATGACTTATTCTCCCTGCAAATACATTGCATCAAAGGCCAGATTCATATTGTCTGAAACACTGAAGCCAAAAGGCCTGGAGTATCTGAATATCTTACTGCGTTTTCTTAATAATCTGTCATCTGGGAATTTCGCGATACCGGATAAACTCCAAATTATCATTTATTTAATGGGATTTATATGCTATTCAGGTTTGGAAGAGTATCAAGTCTGGATTATCAAACAAAAAGGGGTAAAAACACTATTTTCTTTCGTGAAATGGTGCTTAAGTAATCATTTCCAAGTAGAAAGGTTGAGCTTTGCTCCCCATTTGCATAATACGTTTCATGGGAAAATTTGTTGTTCAAGTTCCAGAGAATGGGAAGGGAAAGACATTCTTTTGTTGTACAGTTTGTTGGGATTGGCTGAGTTGATAAAGCATTCTGGATGTGTAGGAGATAACCTAGACAGAATTGCCGGTAAGAATACATTGGCTCATATTGAAGCTGAACTAGTTAGTAAACTTCAGGACATCTGTAACGACAATTGTACCCCTGGGGTGCAATGGTATGCCGCATATGTTCTTAGttattttgggttttatggTTTTCCGAGTAAGCTAATGAAAAGGATTGgtaaagcaattaataataAGGATTCTGCTGATTTACAATTCGTTCTCACAAATGGAGAGTGTTTCAGTGTTCATGGGGTGGTGCTTGCAATCCAATGTCCATCTCTACTGCCTCCTGAAGGGCTGCTTCCTAGTGAGGTAACATCCGATGATTCTTCAGTGACAGGCTCTATGGAGGTTTCTAAAGAGTTTCAGAAAGACATAAGATTATCTGCTCATGTCGATCACCAAGCATTGGTGATGTTGTTGGAGTATATCTACTTGGGATATGTACAAGCAGAAGAAGAACTTGCAAAAAAGTTGAGGACTCTTGCCAAACGTTGTAATTTACAGCCTCTGTTACAGATGCTTTGTAGAAAACGTCCAAAGTGGGGCATTGCTTTTCCTAGCCCTGATCTCAGTGCAGCTCTTGGTCCATCCGGACATCGTTTCTC GGATGTCATCTTGGAAGCGAAAGAAACAAAGCTTTTGTGCTGGACATGTGGTGTTTGCTCTTTATCAGTGCCTCACATGCATGTTCACAAGGTTGTATTGTCAGCAAGTTGTGATTATCTGAGGGCCTTGTTTGAGTCAGGAATGCAGGAGAG CAACTCACAAGCCATAAAGGTCTCAATCAGTTGGAAAGCAATGGTTAAACTAGTCAACTACTTCTATTCTGGTAACCTGCCAAAGCCTCCTTCCGGATGTATATGGAATAACATGGACACTGAAGAAAAGTTAGATGAGGTACAGTCATATGTAGAGCTTTTTTGGCTCTCTGAGTTCTGGATCATGGAAGATGTCCAGGAAGCATGCTCGGATGCCATCATATCATGTCTTGGTTCTGCAAGAGAGTTGGCTATTAAAATACTACAAATTGCTGCAAATTTATCTCTCTGGAACTTGGCCGAGGTTGCAGCGACTTATATGGCCCCTTTATATCGCCAGTTATGTGATTCTGGTGAACTTGAAACACTTGATGAAATGCTGGCTGATATGGTTCGGGTAGCGTCTGTTCGATTCTCCCAACAGG TGTGA